Proteins co-encoded in one Pseudarthrobacter chlorophenolicus A6 genomic window:
- a CDS encoding cation:proton antiporter — protein sequence MSFFQLSLIAAVALLGPLLAFPRKWHLPMVLGQLLAGIAIGRTGLGLVDSSDPTFTFVADVGFALVMFVAGTHVPVRDRAIRPALAGGALRAAVAAALAAGVGTAIAFAFGTGHAPLYIVLLASSSAALVLPIIDSLRLAGPKVLTTTAQVAVADIACIVALPLAVDPPNAARAAVGAAAVAACSVALFFVLRWLELSGTRGRVHDVSEDRKFALELRIQLALLFALSGLAVAGHVSVMLAGFSFGLVVAAVGEPRRLAHQLFAVSDGFLGPVFFVWLGASLDLRALAGTPGMVLLGLCLGAGTLLVHGSLRLLGQPLPLAVLSASQLGVPVAAAAIGTQLDLLEPGEASALILGALITIGASAAAGSRAARAFSRNAPATPG from the coding sequence GTGTCGTTCTTCCAGCTTTCGCTGATCGCCGCCGTCGCGCTCCTGGGACCCCTGCTGGCGTTCCCGCGGAAATGGCACCTGCCCATGGTGCTGGGGCAGCTGCTGGCCGGCATCGCCATCGGACGCACCGGCCTGGGCCTGGTGGACTCCTCGGACCCGACGTTCACGTTCGTGGCGGACGTGGGGTTCGCCCTCGTCATGTTCGTTGCGGGAACGCACGTGCCGGTCCGGGACCGGGCCATCCGCCCTGCCCTGGCCGGCGGCGCGCTCCGGGCGGCCGTCGCCGCGGCGCTCGCGGCCGGGGTGGGAACCGCCATTGCCTTCGCCTTCGGCACCGGACATGCCCCGCTCTACATCGTCCTGCTGGCGTCGTCGTCGGCGGCCCTGGTCCTGCCGATCATTGATTCCCTGCGGCTGGCCGGCCCGAAGGTCCTCACCACCACTGCGCAGGTTGCCGTGGCGGACATCGCCTGCATCGTGGCGCTGCCGCTCGCCGTGGACCCGCCGAATGCTGCGCGGGCGGCGGTGGGGGCGGCCGCTGTCGCCGCCTGTTCGGTGGCGTTGTTCTTCGTGCTTCGCTGGCTGGAGCTCAGCGGCACCCGCGGGCGGGTGCATGACGTGTCAGAGGACCGGAAGTTCGCCCTGGAACTCCGGATCCAGCTGGCCCTGCTCTTCGCCCTCTCCGGGCTGGCCGTGGCAGGGCACGTGTCCGTGATGCTGGCCGGATTCTCGTTCGGGCTGGTGGTGGCGGCCGTGGGTGAACCCCGGCGGCTGGCGCACCAGCTCTTCGCGGTGAGCGACGGCTTCCTGGGGCCCGTGTTCTTCGTCTGGCTGGGCGCATCGCTGGACCTCCGCGCCCTCGCCGGCACCCCCGGCATGGTGCTCCTGGGGCTTTGCCTTGGAGCAGGAACCCTGCTGGTCCATGGCAGCCTGCGCCTGCTGGGCCAGCCGCTGCCCCTGGCGGTGCTCTCGGCTTCCCAGCTGGGCGTGCCGGTTGCTGCCGCAGCCATCGGCACGCAGCTGGACCTGCTGGAGCCAGGTGAAGCCTCGGCATTGATCCTGGGCGCCCTCATCACCATCGGGGCCAGTGCCGCCGCCGGTTCCCGGGCGGCCCGCGCGTTTTCACGGAACGCCCCGGCCACCCCAGGTTAG
- a CDS encoding LysR family transcriptional regulator has protein sequence MNLDPRRLLVLLAVARTGGVLAAADELRITPSAVSQQLSKLEHETGQALVLRTPKGSVLTPAGLAMAEAGEEIERALTVARERMESGANIEGVVRIGGFTSFVRTVVIPRLPEWRNQFPQLQIRIVEDDYPALMRLLRQRQLDAVVVELDSTTAEQRTLAAGMIEEPLLDEPWKLVVPTGALLTTENVDLGRLPLPWLGVEQSAANAAVVGRLRHSTGIFSETVHQYQETLTALALVAAGEGVAIVPTLALAGVIQDGVEVLDVPGLGTRRIVLRRFAGRRPTSTPLDTVARLLRESAAAFDTRSAS, from the coding sequence ATGAATCTTGATCCGCGCCGACTGCTGGTGCTGCTGGCCGTTGCCCGTACCGGCGGCGTCCTCGCGGCAGCCGATGAGCTCCGGATTACGCCCTCTGCCGTGTCCCAGCAGCTGAGCAAACTGGAACACGAAACGGGCCAGGCGCTGGTACTCCGGACGCCGAAGGGATCAGTGCTGACGCCCGCCGGCCTGGCCATGGCAGAGGCGGGGGAAGAAATCGAAAGGGCCCTCACCGTGGCCCGGGAGCGGATGGAAAGCGGAGCCAACATCGAAGGGGTGGTGCGCATCGGCGGATTCACCAGCTTCGTGCGGACAGTGGTGATCCCCAGGCTCCCCGAATGGCGGAACCAGTTCCCCCAGCTGCAGATCCGGATCGTGGAGGACGATTACCCCGCCCTGATGCGGCTGCTCCGACAGCGCCAGCTCGATGCCGTGGTGGTGGAGCTGGATTCGACCACGGCGGAGCAACGGACACTCGCGGCGGGAATGATCGAGGAGCCGCTCCTGGACGAACCGTGGAAACTGGTGGTCCCCACCGGCGCGCTGCTCACCACCGAGAACGTGGACCTGGGCCGGCTGCCGCTTCCGTGGCTGGGCGTCGAACAGTCAGCGGCCAACGCCGCTGTGGTGGGACGGCTCCGCCACTCGACCGGAATCTTCAGCGAAACCGTGCACCAGTACCAGGAGACGCTGACGGCACTCGCGCTCGTCGCTGCGGGCGAGGGGGTGGCGATCGTGCCCACCCTGGCCCTGGCCGGCGTGATCCAGGACGGCGTGGAGGTCCTGGACGTCCCCGGGCTGGGAACCAGGCGCATCGTCCTGCGGCGTTTCGCCGGCCGCCGGCCCACCAGCACCCCGCTGGATACCGTGGCCCGGCTGCTGCGGGAATCGGCGGCCGCGTTCGACACCCGCTCGGCCTCCTGA